A window of the Chryseobacterium arthrosphaerae genome harbors these coding sequences:
- a CDS encoding NHLP bacteriocin export ABC transporter permease/ATPase subunit, whose protein sequence is MPVKEKIYINVENPFTLNDTDKFWMVLSGEVNVFYTKIDENGNYLIPLKHFYTVEKGEIVFSLRTENLTENTRLIAFSGDAKLLPIDKNKLLEMDHFFLKNMINRWISKTTSVICNHNSPRVYTALDDYKIIKLEKNAIAFPSSGINWVHILKGEVSIYAESTPISHDKLPGFLTPVSNKLWIKSLNGNAELKVLSTREVLQDDIYFLLSLKKLEEHFYNKLNALIETYKSEENKRFQEKRVLEEDGIRNTLQKIRSIVAGNEEHVQAETSGFTGKKSILFSTCQLIGEQSGFKIDEPKHIESYENSVTNQLYAIAKSSRIRIRKIILRGTWWKEENGHLLAFTKKDKTPVALLQTKSDTYTIKDLSTGIESRINSEIAETLEPIGYMFLSGFDGKMSSVRKVAGFAMKGIQNDAKVLVLAALAGSLIGLLVPILSGMMYDDVIPTADRSLHLEVFGIMIMIGLVTAGLHLAQGVLQLRVETKSSINLQAGVMDHMLRLPVTFYKKFSAGDLTNRVLSINAIRQIVSSTLMTAVLSGAFSFVNLILLFYYDSKLAWMGVGLGLIAVIFMVTIGCLKLRYDRQVSEYQGKIQGFLFEFLSGISKIRITGGERRVFALWADKFSKLKKLGFNSGSYQNFVETFNASYPLLTSIFFFSFLYYTVLNSDKVTTMLTVGAFMAFITAFNQFLNDSLRLSMALITSLNVVTLYERVKPILEEETESAEQSVDPGELAGEIEMNSVSFRYNQDQPLVLDNVTFKIKPGEMVAFVGASGSGKSTIMRLLLGFEHPEVGSIYFDGDSFDSMNKELVRRQIGVVLQNGSLMAGSIYQNIVGNSELTLDDAWEAARMAGMEEDIKQMPMEMHTVVSEGAGTFSGGQRQRLMIARAIVHKPRLLFMDEATSALDNRTQNIVSESLDKLQATRIIIAHRLSTIKNADRIYVMDKGTIVETGTYDELMEMDGLFSKLAKRQIA, encoded by the coding sequence ATGCCTGTAAAAGAAAAGATATATATCAATGTTGAAAATCCTTTTACCCTGAATGATACAGACAAATTTTGGATGGTACTTTCAGGAGAGGTAAATGTGTTTTATACTAAAATTGATGAGAATGGTAATTACCTGATTCCTCTGAAACATTTCTATACAGTAGAGAAAGGAGAGATAGTATTCAGTTTGAGGACTGAAAATCTTACTGAAAATACAAGACTTATTGCCTTTTCAGGGGATGCAAAACTTTTGCCGATAGATAAAAACAAACTTCTGGAGATGGATCATTTCTTTCTAAAGAATATGATTAACCGATGGATTTCAAAAACAACATCAGTAATCTGTAATCATAACAGCCCGAGAGTATACACGGCGCTGGATGATTATAAGATAATAAAACTAGAAAAGAATGCCATTGCTTTCCCTTCAAGCGGAATCAACTGGGTACATATCCTAAAGGGAGAAGTAAGTATTTATGCTGAAAGTACTCCCATTAGTCATGATAAATTACCCGGTTTTCTTACACCGGTATCGAATAAGTTGTGGATAAAATCATTGAATGGTAATGCTGAACTGAAAGTACTCAGTACACGGGAAGTACTTCAGGATGATATCTACTTTTTACTTTCATTGAAAAAGCTGGAAGAACATTTTTATAACAAGCTTAATGCTCTTATAGAGACTTATAAATCCGAAGAAAACAAGCGCTTTCAGGAAAAAAGAGTCTTGGAAGAAGACGGAATCAGAAATACTTTACAGAAAATCAGATCCATTGTTGCGGGTAATGAAGAACATGTTCAGGCTGAAACTTCAGGTTTTACAGGAAAGAAAAGTATTCTTTTCTCTACCTGCCAGCTGATAGGAGAACAATCCGGGTTCAAAATAGATGAGCCTAAACATATAGAGTCTTATGAAAACAGTGTAACTAATCAGTTGTATGCAATAGCCAAAAGCTCCAGAATAAGAATCCGTAAAATCATCCTGAGAGGAACATGGTGGAAAGAAGAAAATGGCCATTTATTGGCATTTACAAAAAAAGATAAAACTCCTGTTGCCTTATTACAGACAAAATCTGACACTTATACCATAAAAGACTTATCAACAGGAATAGAATCACGAATCAACAGTGAGATCGCAGAAACATTAGAACCTATCGGATATATGTTTCTCTCCGGATTTGACGGTAAGATGTCTTCCGTGAGAAAAGTGGCGGGCTTTGCCATGAAAGGAATACAGAACGATGCAAAAGTATTGGTGCTTGCAGCTTTGGCGGGCAGTTTAATAGGATTGTTGGTTCCCATATTGTCCGGAATGATGTATGATGATGTAATTCCTACAGCAGACAGATCGCTTCATTTAGAGGTTTTTGGGATTATGATTATGATTGGTCTCGTAACCGCAGGTTTGCATCTTGCTCAGGGAGTACTGCAGCTAAGAGTAGAAACCAAATCCAGTATCAACCTTCAGGCGGGCGTTATGGATCATATGCTGAGGTTACCGGTTACTTTCTATAAAAAATTCAGTGCGGGGGATCTGACAAACAGGGTTTTAAGTATAAACGCAATACGTCAGATAGTTTCCAGTACTTTAATGACAGCAGTATTGAGTGGCGCATTTTCTTTTGTGAATCTGATACTTCTTTTTTATTACGATTCCAAACTGGCCTGGATGGGAGTAGGACTGGGGCTTATTGCCGTTATTTTTATGGTTACCATCGGATGTTTGAAATTGAGGTATGACAGACAGGTCTCAGAATATCAGGGGAAAATACAAGGCTTTTTGTTTGAGTTCCTATCAGGGATATCCAAAATAAGAATAACAGGGGGAGAAAGAAGAGTCTTTGCACTGTGGGCAGATAAATTTTCTAAACTTAAAAAATTAGGATTTAATTCAGGAAGCTACCAAAACTTTGTGGAGACATTCAATGCTTCTTATCCGCTTCTCACAAGCATATTCTTCTTTTCTTTTCTTTACTATACGGTACTTAATTCCGATAAAGTCACCACGATGCTTACAGTAGGAGCATTTATGGCATTCATTACGGCATTCAACCAGTTTTTGAATGATAGTCTCAGACTGAGTATGGCCTTAATCACGTCCCTTAATGTGGTTACTCTGTATGAAAGGGTAAAGCCTATTTTGGAAGAAGAAACTGAGTCTGCAGAACAAAGTGTTGATCCGGGAGAACTGGCCGGGGAGATTGAGATGAATTCAGTTTCTTTCCGGTATAATCAGGATCAGCCTTTAGTATTGGATAATGTTACCTTTAAAATTAAACCCGGTGAGATGGTTGCTTTTGTCGGAGCTTCCGGTTCAGGAAAATCTACCATCATGAGGTTGCTGTTAGGATTTGAGCACCCGGAAGTAGGATCTATTTATTTCGATGGTGATTCTTTTGACTCTATGAATAAAGAGTTAGTGAGAAGACAAATAGGCGTGGTATTGCAAAACGGATCTCTGATGGCCGGAAGTATTTACCAGAATATTGTAGGGAATTCTGAACTTACACTTGATGATGCCTGGGAAGCCGCCCGAATGGCCGGAATGGAAGAAGATATAAAACAGATGCCTATGGAAATGCATACCGTAGTGAGTGAAGGAGCAGGAACATTTTCAGGCGGGCAGAGACAGAGGCTGATGATTGCCAGGGCTATCGTTCATAAGCCGAGATTATTATTCATGGATGAAGCTACCAGTGCGCTGGATAACAGAACCCAGAATATTGTTTCTGAAAGCCTGGATAAATTGCAGGCAACCCGTATTATCATTGCCCATAGATTAAGCACCATTAAAAATGCGGACCGTATCTATGTAATGGATAAAGGGACAATTGTAGAAACAGGAACTTATGATGAATTGATGGAAATGGATGGTCTGTTCTCAAAATTGGCTAAACGACAGATTGCCTGA
- a CDS encoding NHLP family bacteriocin export ABC transporter peptidase/permease/ATPase subunit, which produces MEKSTNFVLNKQAKLVKVPTVLQMESVECGAASLSIILGYFGKFVPLEKLRIACGVSRDGLKATNIIKAAKEFGLDAKGYAKSIEKLIEVQTPAIIFWNFNHFLVLEGFTKNKVYLSDPAQGRYQVTHQEFDDAYTGVVLTFNPTENFERGNEKRGLMSSLAERISNSKLSVIYLILASLFLVIPGLVIPSFIKIFIDKYLVNGYAGFVMPLLLIMGAVLLVNSALVYIQQYYLLKLETKLALTTSSRFLWHVFHLPIAFFTQRYSGEIGNRVSLNDKVARLLSGDLANAALNIIIVIFYAFLMFSYDVPLTIIGILMAAINVAVLRYVSTARKDGNRRLSNENGKLLGTTTSGISMIETLKASGRENDFFTNWIGYLAKVTNAQQELGWLTIRLNAIPPLVTSLTTTLILGVGALRIMDGEMTLGTLVAFTFLMGNFISPVNQLVSAGAMLHETESDMNKIDDVMNYEIDDQFLENTDKKTIVKEEGNSKLVGYFEMREVTFGYNTTMPALIQNFSLKLKPGSRVALVGGSGSGKSTVAKIASGLYKPWKGEILFDGKNKDDIPRNVITESLGVIDQDVLIFNGTIKENISFWDATISDKSIIQSAKDAAIHDVIAARNDAYDSSVLEGGGNFSGGQRQRLEIARALATNPSILVMDEATSALDPTAEKTVMDNIKKRGCTCLIVAHRLSTIIDCDEIIVMEYGKIVERGTHQDLMKLNGVYSKLIETK; this is translated from the coding sequence ATGGAAAAGAGTACTAACTTTGTGTTGAACAAACAGGCAAAACTTGTCAAGGTTCCTACTGTTTTGCAGATGGAGAGCGTAGAGTGCGGCGCTGCATCATTAAGCATTATTTTAGGGTATTTTGGCAAATTTGTTCCGTTGGAGAAACTAAGAATTGCCTGTGGTGTTTCGAGAGATGGGCTGAAGGCAACCAATATTATCAAAGCAGCAAAAGAATTCGGACTGGATGCTAAAGGCTACGCCAAATCTATTGAAAAGCTGATAGAGGTACAGACCCCTGCCATTATTTTTTGGAATTTTAATCACTTTCTGGTATTGGAAGGATTTACAAAGAATAAAGTATATCTGAGTGATCCTGCACAAGGAAGATATCAGGTTACCCATCAGGAGTTTGATGATGCGTATACAGGAGTAGTTCTTACTTTTAATCCTACTGAAAACTTTGAAAGAGGAAATGAAAAAAGGGGATTGATGTCTTCTTTGGCAGAAAGGATATCCAATTCCAAATTAAGTGTTATTTATCTTATACTGGCAAGCCTTTTCCTTGTTATTCCGGGATTGGTGATCCCGTCATTTATCAAAATTTTTATAGACAAATATCTGGTGAATGGGTATGCAGGCTTTGTGATGCCATTATTGCTTATCATGGGAGCTGTTTTACTGGTGAACTCAGCATTGGTCTACATCCAGCAGTACTATCTTCTGAAACTTGAAACAAAGTTGGCCCTTACTACCTCCAGTAGATTTCTCTGGCATGTATTTCATTTGCCGATTGCATTCTTTACCCAGCGTTATAGCGGTGAAATAGGTAACAGGGTTTCCCTCAATGATAAAGTAGCCAGGCTGTTGAGTGGCGATCTTGCCAACGCAGCCCTCAATATAATAATAGTTATTTTCTATGCATTTCTTATGTTCTCCTATGATGTGCCTTTGACCATAATAGGAATACTGATGGCAGCAATTAATGTAGCGGTTTTACGATATGTTTCTACAGCAAGAAAGGACGGTAACCGGCGCCTAAGCAATGAAAACGGAAAGCTGTTGGGGACTACAACCTCAGGAATCAGTATGATAGAAACCCTGAAAGCATCAGGAAGAGAAAATGACTTCTTCACCAATTGGATCGGATATCTTGCGAAAGTGACAAACGCTCAGCAGGAACTGGGCTGGTTAACTATCCGGCTGAATGCAATACCTCCATTGGTTACTTCACTTACTACAACCCTGATTTTAGGGGTAGGTGCATTAAGAATTATGGATGGTGAGATGACCCTTGGAACTCTGGTGGCTTTTACCTTTCTGATGGGGAATTTTATTTCTCCAGTCAATCAGTTGGTTTCTGCAGGTGCCATGTTGCATGAAACAGAAAGTGACATGAACAAAATTGACGACGTAATGAATTATGAAATTGATGATCAGTTTCTGGAAAATACAGATAAAAAAACAATAGTAAAAGAAGAAGGCAATAGCAAACTGGTAGGTTATTTTGAGATGCGTGAAGTAACATTTGGATACAATACCACAATGCCGGCTCTTATACAAAACTTTAGTCTGAAATTGAAGCCGGGTAGCCGGGTAGCTTTGGTAGGTGGCTCCGGAAGCGGAAAGTCAACAGTAGCTAAAATAGCTTCTGGCCTTTACAAGCCTTGGAAAGGTGAAATTTTATTCGACGGAAAAAATAAAGATGATATCCCAAGAAATGTTATCACAGAATCATTGGGAGTAATCGATCAGGATGTTCTTATTTTCAACGGAACAATTAAAGAAAATATCTCTTTCTGGGATGCTACAATTTCAGATAAAAGTATTATCCAGTCTGCAAAAGATGCGGCTATTCATGATGTAATTGCAGCAAGGAACGATGCCTATGACAGCTCAGTACTGGAAGGAGGGGGCAATTTCAGTGGAGGGCAGCGCCAGCGTCTGGAGATTGCAAGAGCTCTGGCTACCAATCCTTCTATTCTGGTGATGGATGAAGCTACAAGTGCATTGGATCCAACAGCTGAAAAAACCGTAATGGATAATATTAAAAAGAGAGGCTGTACCTGCCTGATTGTAGCTCACAGGCTCAGTACCATTATCGATTGCGATGAAATCATAGTAATGGAATACGGAAAAATCGTAGAAAGAGGAACTCATCAGGACCTTATGAAGCTCAATGGGGTGTATTCAAAATTAATTGAAACTAAATAA
- a CDS encoding NHLP bacteriocin system secretion protein — protein sequence MSAGFFRKSALEKLSTPEKLDQLIKVTGPKAWIALFTVFIALGTGICWAVLGTVKTKLNAVGVVLGGEVHEVVATSQGQLVKLHIAIGDKVKKGDVIATIQQTDLFQQIEDAKAVLSDRKFEMGKLMAYGNEGNHLEGKLISQNRVSIQGEIEAEKKKLAFLYSQLESENNLLSKGLIIKSQVAGTKQQIDASKNTIERLKAQMAQTSSQQHNLGFDLEQKITLQNQRIAEAERNLQFLSERYETQNKIKSPYDGEVVEVLTDAGVVVGAGTPLFKLKNLGTEKLAGLKGVLYIPSQDGKKIKKGMEAFVVPSTVQPQEYGFIEGKVTYISDFPITQQGLMTLVKNDQLAKGLLASGPLFEVHVEFEKDAQSYSGYKWTSAKGPNVAIKEGTSCSGKITINQEPPATIVVPAFKKFFDLY from the coding sequence ATGTCAGCAGGTTTTTTTAGAAAGTCAGCATTAGAAAAACTTTCTACTCCGGAAAAATTAGATCAGTTAATAAAAGTTACGGGACCAAAGGCATGGATTGCCCTATTTACTGTTTTCATTGCATTGGGGACAGGAATTTGCTGGGCCGTATTGGGTACTGTAAAAACGAAACTTAATGCAGTAGGTGTTGTACTTGGCGGAGAGGTTCATGAGGTGGTTGCAACCTCTCAGGGACAACTTGTGAAGTTACATATTGCTATAGGAGATAAAGTAAAAAAAGGAGATGTAATTGCTACGATACAGCAAACCGATCTTTTTCAGCAGATAGAAGATGCCAAGGCAGTACTATCAGACAGAAAATTTGAAATGGGAAAGCTAATGGCCTATGGAAACGAGGGCAATCACTTAGAAGGAAAACTGATCAGTCAAAACAGAGTCAGTATCCAGGGGGAAATCGAAGCAGAAAAGAAAAAACTTGCATTTCTTTATAGCCAGTTGGAATCTGAGAATAACCTTCTTAGTAAAGGGCTCATTATTAAGTCACAGGTCGCCGGAACAAAACAGCAGATAGACGCTTCAAAAAATACCATAGAAAGATTAAAAGCACAAATGGCTCAAACATCTAGCCAACAACATAATTTAGGCTTTGATCTGGAGCAGAAAATAACGCTGCAAAATCAGCGTATTGCTGAAGCAGAAAGAAATCTTCAGTTCCTTTCCGAAAGATATGAAACACAGAATAAAATAAAGAGTCCTTATGATGGAGAAGTTGTAGAAGTTCTTACAGATGCAGGAGTTGTGGTAGGAGCAGGAACTCCTTTATTTAAGTTAAAAAATTTAGGAACTGAAAAATTAGCAGGACTGAAAGGAGTCCTTTATATCCCTTCTCAGGATGGAAAGAAAATAAAAAAAGGAATGGAAGCTTTTGTTGTTCCTTCTACAGTACAACCTCAGGAATATGGATTCATAGAAGGAAAAGTTACTTACATTTCTGATTTTCCTATTACTCAACAAGGATTAATGACTTTAGTAAAAAATGACCAGCTGGCCAAAGGTTTGTTAGCTTCAGGCCCTTTATTCGAAGTGCATGTAGAGTTTGAAAAAGATGCCCAATCTTACAGTGGTTACAAATGGACCTCAGCCAAAGGACCTAATGTCGCGATAAAGGAAGGTACTTCCTGTAGCGGAAAAATTACAATTAATCAGGAACCTCCTGCCACAATTGTCGTTCCGGCGTTTAAAAAATTCTTTGATCTATACTAA
- a CDS encoding TolC family protein translates to MRFYKFICVLFTGVGITGFYGQSKINCDLVGISNIAFEKNPTIQRSAYTIKSAEADFQIQRSVFDVNLFSEVAVKTNRYTLFGEDPRNQFIDKILKTNTLDFSAGVRKKLRTGQITDISLKYGFNNNNFPYDGFNQYVGAFWGNHVSSVNLSLTQPLLRGRGRDVTTISERISQLYIENSKSSNEFTNSNTILQIGQAYWNYYLAYKRVEIYKQNEGRVRNVLDVTKELIKADKKPAGDLAQVNADLANQEKLTALAEQSLFEARVNLGRAIGLSNEESLQLGIPVNDFPTIPESEYRIDLDRTAFIKIAKEKRGDLQAVGKISDALEMQYRLAENNTKPQLDLTGFVFYGSAIAGNGIDKTFSSFTNNEGRNLGAGAKLTFTFPVNNNLAKGNYAKDLVSLNDQKISNENLQRNIELNISNAINKLDNSVIVLQRAKEALDSYKEAFNSEQVKLQAGLTTILNVILFQERLTSSELEYLQAYQQFANAIISLRHETGTLISQGDRGFTLNQDVFYTIPNIANY, encoded by the coding sequence ATGAGGTTTTATAAATTTATCTGCGTGCTGTTTACGGGAGTCGGTATTACCGGCTTCTATGGACAATCCAAAATAAATTGTGATCTGGTGGGAATTTCAAATATAGCGTTTGAAAAAAATCCAACCATTCAGAGAAGTGCCTATACTATAAAAAGTGCGGAAGCCGATTTTCAGATTCAGAGAAGCGTATTTGATGTCAATCTGTTCTCGGAAGTCGCAGTTAAAACCAACCGGTATACCCTTTTTGGTGAAGATCCCAGAAATCAGTTTATAGATAAGATTTTAAAAACCAATACGTTGGATTTTTCTGCCGGAGTACGGAAGAAATTGAGAACAGGACAAATAACAGACATAAGTTTAAAATATGGTTTTAATAATAATAACTTTCCTTATGACGGCTTTAATCAATATGTTGGGGCTTTCTGGGGGAACCATGTAAGCTCAGTCAATCTTTCATTGACACAGCCTTTGTTGAGGGGAAGAGGGAGAGATGTAACCACAATTTCCGAAAGGATCTCACAACTCTATATAGAAAACTCCAAAAGCAGTAATGAGTTTACAAACTCAAATACCATTCTGCAAATCGGCCAGGCGTATTGGAATTATTACCTGGCTTATAAAAGAGTAGAAATTTATAAACAAAACGAAGGTCGGGTAAGAAATGTTTTGGATGTTACCAAAGAACTTATCAAAGCAGATAAAAAGCCGGCCGGAGATTTGGCCCAGGTGAATGCAGACCTTGCGAATCAGGAAAAGCTGACAGCTTTGGCAGAACAAAGTTTGTTTGAGGCAAGAGTAAATCTGGGAAGAGCAATTGGATTAAGCAATGAGGAAAGTTTACAGCTGGGTATTCCTGTCAATGATTTTCCTACCATTCCCGAATCTGAGTATAGAATTGACCTTGACAGAACGGCTTTTATCAAAATAGCAAAAGAAAAAAGAGGAGATTTACAGGCTGTAGGAAAAATTTCTGATGCACTGGAAATGCAATACAGATTGGCTGAAAACAATACAAAACCTCAGTTAGATCTTACCGGTTTTGTTTTCTATGGAAGTGCTATTGCTGGAAACGGAATTGATAAAACCTTTTCATCATTTACCAATAATGAGGGAAGAAATCTTGGGGCAGGTGCCAAACTTACTTTTACTTTTCCTGTCAATAATAATCTGGCAAAAGGAAATTATGCGAAAGACCTTGTTTCTTTGAATGATCAGAAAATATCGAATGAAAACCTTCAGCGGAATATAGAACTCAATATAAGCAATGCAATTAACAAACTGGATAATAGTGTCATTGTTCTGCAAAGAGCAAAAGAAGCGTTGGATTCTTATAAAGAGGCTTTCAACAGTGAGCAGGTAAAACTCCAAGCAGGGCTCACAACGATCCTGAATGTAATCTTATTCCAGGAAAGACTTACTTCCTCGGAACTGGAATATCTGCAGGCTTACCAGCAGTTTGCCAATGCCATTATCAGTCTCAGACATGAAACGGGAACATTAATCTCTCAGGGAGATAGAGGGTTTACTCTTAATCAGGATGTATTTTATACCATTCCAAACATAGCTAATTATTAA
- a CDS encoding cyclic nucleotide-binding domain-containing protein, whose protein sequence is MKRVLFFLGQLNDRDVEWMIHNGNKLELPAGYTLINKGECIDSLFIVLSGQLSVFSDSNNRDAIAKLEAGEIVGEMSFLESRPPSVSVVVTLPSVVYQISRDTISARMAENPEFRSNFYYALALFLSNRLRKTTDQLGYGNPEEEDLIDTNILDGVAQAGSRFGQILHRFSEV, encoded by the coding sequence ATGAAAAGAGTACTTTTTTTCTTAGGTCAATTAAATGACAGAGATGTAGAATGGATGATCCATAACGGAAATAAGCTGGAATTGCCGGCAGGATACACCCTTATCAACAAAGGAGAATGTATAGACAGCTTATTCATCGTGCTGTCGGGTCAGCTATCTGTGTTTTCAGATAGTAATAATAGAGACGCAATAGCAAAGCTGGAAGCTGGTGAAATCGTAGGAGAGATGTCTTTCCTGGAGTCAAGGCCTCCGTCTGTTTCAGTAGTTGTTACGCTGCCATCAGTAGTCTATCAGATTTCCCGGGATACAATAAGCGCAAGGATGGCTGAAAATCCGGAATTCAGATCAAACTTCTACTATGCTTTGGCATTATTCCTTTCAAACAGGTTGAGAAAAACAACCGATCAGCTGGGATATGGCAATCCTGAAGAAGAAGATCTTATAGATACCAATATTTTGGATGGAGTAGCTCAGGCAGGATCCCGTTTTGGGCAGATACTGCACAGATTTTCAGAAGTTTAA
- a CDS encoding helix-turn-helix transcriptional regulator, with protein MNTARNIDWNSPDILEQIIQNIKHPLENIISVSKSTALHHKEKKDEIIFSSSKEISDIIEEIMLKTKSKALNLTFRGRPEIFDIYESNENVRELCSDEINPQKIAKIDQDWLINLEKEIFGSLTQNELSLYELSYKMAVSERQLHRKIGNLVFLTPNKYIRILRLHKAKQMIDNYIQKSISQIAYAVGYNDVHYFSKLFADQYNISPKELINSLE; from the coding sequence ATGAATACAGCAAGAAATATAGACTGGAACTCTCCTGACATTCTGGAGCAGATCATTCAAAATATCAAGCACCCCCTGGAAAATATCATTTCTGTAAGCAAAAGTACCGCTTTGCACCATAAAGAAAAAAAAGATGAGATCATATTCTCAAGCAGTAAAGAAATCAGTGATATCATTGAAGAAATAATGCTGAAAACAAAATCTAAAGCATTGAATCTAACATTCAGAGGCCGTCCGGAGATTTTTGATATATACGAATCTAATGAGAATGTCCGGGAGCTTTGTTCAGACGAAATAAATCCTCAGAAAATTGCAAAAATTGATCAGGATTGGCTGATTAATCTGGAAAAAGAAATTTTTGGCTCACTTACCCAAAACGAGCTGAGTCTTTATGAACTTTCATACAAGATGGCAGTTAGCGAGAGACAATTACATAGAAAAATAGGGAACCTTGTTTTCCTGACACCCAATAAATACATAAGAATATTAAGGTTGCACAAAGCAAAGCAGATGATAGATAATTATATACAAAAATCTATTTCACAGATCGCTTATGCAGTAGGTTATAATGATGTGCATTACTTCTCAAAATTATTTGCAGATCAATATAACATCAGCCCTAAAGAACTCATCAACTCTTTAGAATAA
- a CDS encoding response regulator transcription factor, producing the protein MNTNETNSFFNHKNTIDNVTEEEKEQQFSYLESIKAFARATYTSIYVIDYMKQGFEYVSDNPLFLCGNTPQQVLEMGYAFYFKYVPKTDLELLLKINSVGFDFYEKIALENRLDYTISYDFHIINKEDKKILVNQKLTPLFLNREGKIWKAICIISISSERDSGNIKIYQNGENKVYQYRLDRNIWETEKKVVLSKREQEILQLCARGFTINDIAEAIFISPDTVKFHRRKLFDKLEVSNITEAIAYATNNKLI; encoded by the coding sequence ATGAACACGAATGAAACGAATTCTTTTTTCAATCATAAGAATACTATTGATAATGTAACGGAAGAAGAGAAGGAACAACAGTTCAGTTACCTTGAATCTATTAAGGCATTTGCAAGAGCTACCTACACCAGTATCTACGTAATTGATTATATGAAACAAGGCTTTGAATATGTTTCGGACAACCCATTATTTCTCTGTGGCAACACCCCCCAACAGGTCCTGGAAATGGGATATGCCTTTTATTTTAAATACGTTCCTAAAACAGATCTGGAACTATTATTGAAGATTAATTCCGTAGGATTTGATTTTTATGAAAAAATTGCCTTAGAAAACAGGCTGGACTATACTATTTCTTATGATTTTCATATCATCAACAAAGAGGATAAAAAGATATTGGTAAACCAAAAGCTAACCCCTTTATTCCTCAACAGAGAAGGGAAAATCTGGAAAGCAATATGTATTATATCTATTTCTTCAGAAAGAGATTCCGGAAATATTAAAATCTATCAAAACGGAGAAAATAAAGTCTACCAATACAGACTAGACCGGAATATTTGGGAAACGGAAAAAAAAGTAGTTCTCTCTAAAAGAGAACAGGAAATCCTGCAACTCTGCGCAAGGGGCTTTACTATTAATGACATCGCAGAGGCTATTTTTATTTCACCGGATACTGTAAAATTTCACAGAAGAAAATTGTTTGACAAATTAGAGGTAAGCAATATTACAGAAGCCATTGCCTATGCTACGAATAATAAGCTTATTTAA
- a CDS encoding DUF3667 domain-containing protein: MGNSKCLNCNSEIENNFCSICGQKTTTHRFSLKHFVVHDFIHGVFHLDKGFLFTIKELFTRPGHSIREYIQGKRVQYFNYFTLFLILLGINHFVQNYSSVNNVELYGKEIVSGYMTLAENYYKVLKFISIPFWACVVYLFFRKSKQNYLEMLILCMYMMCGMLIIYLVFEIFLIICNDLSVLKAIKRIIDFFTVVYFFWFIYQYFSVFYYKKYSLIVRSLVCTILIILLQWFVLNTINNIGKMYFH; the protein is encoded by the coding sequence ATGGGAAATAGTAAGTGTTTAAACTGTAATTCTGAGATTGAAAATAATTTCTGCTCCATTTGTGGGCAGAAAACTACTACGCATCGTTTTTCTCTGAAACATTTTGTAGTTCATGATTTTATACATGGTGTATTTCATTTGGATAAGGGTTTTTTGTTTACTATTAAAGAACTTTTTACAAGACCGGGTCATAGCATCAGAGAGTATATACAAGGGAAAAGAGTTCAATATTTTAACTATTTTACTTTGTTTTTGATTCTCCTCGGAATCAATCACTTCGTGCAGAACTATTCATCAGTTAATAATGTAGAGTTATATGGAAAAGAAATTGTTTCCGGATATATGACACTGGCGGAAAATTATTATAAAGTTTTAAAATTTATAAGTATTCCTTTTTGGGCATGTGTTGTATATTTATTTTTTAGAAAAAGTAAACAGAACTATCTTGAGATGCTTATCTTATGCATGTATATGATGTGCGGAATGCTGATAATATATCTCGTTTTTGAAATATTTCTCATCATCTGTAATGATCTGAGTGTTTTAAAAGCTATAAAAAGGATTATCGATTTTTTTACTGTTGTTTATTTTTTCTGGTTTATCTATCAATATTTTTCAGTTTTTTATTACAAAAAATATTCTTTAATAGTCCGATCTCTTGTTTGCACAATACTGATTATCCTGTTACAATGGTTTGTCCTGAATACAATTAATAATATAGGGAAAATGTATTTTCATTAA